The Agromyces mangrovi genome contains a region encoding:
- the greA gene encoding transcription elongation factor GreA, producing MAQDATVTWLTQDAYDRLAGELEHLSTAGRDEIAKRIEAAREEGDLKENGGYHAAKDEQGKQEARIRQLTALLRSAEVGDAPESHGVVEAGTVVTATIAGDSETFLVGNREIAGDSELDVYSPQSPLGEAIIGLKVGESTTYTAPNGREIKVKVTEVATWDGK from the coding sequence ATGGCGCAGGACGCTACGGTCACCTGGCTCACCCAGGACGCCTACGACCGCCTGGCCGGCGAGCTCGAGCACCTCAGCACCGCCGGTCGCGACGAGATCGCGAAGCGGATCGAGGCGGCCCGTGAGGAGGGCGACCTCAAGGAGAACGGCGGCTACCACGCCGCGAAGGACGAGCAGGGCAAGCAGGAGGCGCGCATCCGGCAGCTCACCGCGCTGCTGCGCAGCGCCGAGGTCGGCGACGCCCCCGAGTCGCACGGCGTCGTCGAGGCCGGCACGGTCGTCACCGCCACCATCGCGGGCGACTCCGAGACCTTCCTCGTCGGCAACCGCGAGATCGCGGGCGATTCCGAGCTCGACGTGTACAGCCCGCAGAGCCCGCTCGGCGAGGCGATCATCGGCCTGAAGGTCGGTGAGTCGACGACGTACACCGCCCCCAACGGGCGCGAGATCAAGGTGAAGGTCACCGAGGTGGCCACCTGGGACGGCAAGTAG
- the ilvA gene encoding threonine ammonia-lyase, translated as MTMPVDHRDGPASADEQHEQRADASEPRFPGPDLAAFEAAAANVAAVARRTPMETSRFLATRLGVPVHLKCENLQRTGSYKLRGAYHRISQLSAEEQARGVVAASAGNHAQGVAYAARELGIRATIFMPVGVALPKLEATRAYGADVVLEGGEIAETLAAASAFAEETGAVVIPPYDHPDVIAGQGTLGLEILEQAPDVETIIVPIGGGGLASGIASAAKQRAAQLGRTLRVVGVQARNAAPYLPSLAAGAPTSVPVVPTIADGIAVYRPGTLNFDIIRETVDEIVTVSDDDIARALLVLLERAKLVVEPAGAVSVAAILSGQVTGSGPTVALLSGGNIDPLLMQRVVAHGLAASGRYLTLTIGLPDRPGQLARISELIAEANANVVEVLHTRHGSDLMITEVALKMSVETRGPDHSAHVLRILRDAGYDPVVGE; from the coding sequence ATGACCATGCCCGTCGACCATCGCGACGGCCCGGCCAGCGCCGACGAACAGCACGAACAGCGAGCGGATGCCTCGGAGCCGCGCTTCCCGGGCCCCGACCTCGCCGCGTTCGAGGCCGCTGCGGCGAACGTGGCCGCGGTCGCACGCCGCACGCCCATGGAGACCTCCCGCTTCCTCGCCACGCGACTCGGCGTGCCCGTGCACCTGAAGTGCGAGAACCTGCAGCGCACGGGGTCGTACAAGCTCCGCGGCGCGTACCACCGCATCTCGCAGCTGAGCGCCGAGGAGCAGGCGCGCGGCGTCGTGGCCGCGTCGGCCGGCAACCACGCGCAGGGCGTCGCCTACGCGGCGCGCGAGCTGGGCATCCGCGCGACCATCTTCATGCCGGTCGGCGTCGCCCTGCCGAAGCTCGAGGCGACGCGCGCGTACGGCGCGGACGTCGTGCTCGAGGGCGGCGAGATCGCCGAGACGCTCGCCGCGGCCTCCGCGTTCGCCGAGGAGACGGGCGCGGTCGTCATCCCGCCGTACGACCACCCCGACGTGATCGCCGGCCAGGGCACGCTGGGCCTCGAGATCCTCGAGCAGGCGCCCGACGTCGAGACGATCATCGTGCCGATCGGGGGCGGCGGGCTCGCCTCGGGCATTGCGAGCGCCGCGAAGCAGCGTGCCGCGCAGCTCGGTCGCACGCTCCGCGTCGTGGGCGTGCAGGCCCGCAACGCGGCCCCGTACCTCCCGTCGCTCGCCGCCGGTGCGCCGACGTCGGTGCCCGTCGTGCCGACCATCGCCGACGGCATCGCCGTCTACCGCCCCGGCACGCTCAACTTCGACATCATCCGCGAGACGGTCGACGAGATCGTCACGGTGTCCGACGACGACATCGCGCGCGCCCTGCTGGTACTGCTCGAGCGCGCCAAGCTCGTGGTCGAGCCCGCGGGCGCGGTCTCGGTCGCGGCGATCCTCTCGGGCCAGGTGACGGGCTCCGGCCCGACGGTCGCGCTGCTGTCGGGCGGCAACATCGACCCGCTGCTCATGCAGCGCGTGGTCGCACACGGCCTCGCGGCATCCGGCCGCTACCTGACCCTCACGATCGGCCTGCCCGACCGCCCGGGGCAGCTCGCGCGCATCTCCGAGCTCATCGCCGAGGCGAACGCGAACGTGGTCGAGGTGCTGCACACGCGGCACGGCTCCGACCTGATGATCACCGAGGTCGCCCTCAAGATGTCGGTCGAGACCCGCGGGCCCGACCACAGCGCGCACGTGCTGCGCATCCTGCGCGACGCCGGCTACGACCCGGTCGTCGGCGAGTAG
- a CDS encoding AI-2E family transporter, with product MADSRGSRWGSMFGRKRDADAPEPPEIEESIPPAMRLAAAWSWRLLLVGAVLAVVIFLIIQLRLIVIPLLVAVLLGALLVPFVKWLMHHRWPKWLAVTVAMLGTIAAVAGLLTLGISQIVRAYGELEAQTLVAWDELQAWLLDGPLHITQAQVDDFIAQIFETIQADSGIFISGALSVGSTLGHFIAGMLLALFATLFILIDGRGIWNWLVSVMPRRSRAAINGAGEAGWSTLRNFVRVQILVATIDAIGIATGAFLLGVPLAIPIGILVFLGSFVPFVGAIVTGALAVFVALVFNGWVIALLMLGVVLLVQQIEGHVLQPLIMGTAVKVHPLGVVVAVATGSLLAGIPGALFAVPIAAVANVMILYVSSGVWKNQAPPPATIRSPLWTTVPQEVRGFSRRKRNTT from the coding sequence ATGGCGGATTCGCGGGGAAGCCGGTGGGGGTCCATGTTCGGTCGCAAGCGCGACGCGGATGCTCCCGAGCCACCGGAGATCGAGGAGTCGATCCCGCCCGCCATGCGCCTCGCGGCCGCCTGGTCGTGGCGCCTCCTGCTCGTCGGCGCGGTGCTCGCGGTCGTCATCTTCCTGATCATCCAGCTGCGCCTGATCGTCATCCCGCTGCTGGTCGCGGTGCTGCTCGGCGCGCTGCTCGTGCCCTTCGTGAAGTGGCTCATGCACCATCGCTGGCCCAAGTGGCTCGCGGTCACGGTCGCGATGCTCGGTACGATCGCGGCCGTCGCGGGCCTCCTCACCCTCGGCATCAGCCAGATCGTGCGCGCCTACGGCGAGCTCGAGGCGCAGACCCTGGTCGCGTGGGACGAACTGCAGGCGTGGCTGCTCGACGGCCCGCTGCACATCACCCAGGCACAGGTCGACGACTTCATCGCGCAGATCTTCGAGACGATCCAGGCCGACAGCGGCATCTTCATCTCCGGGGCGCTGTCCGTCGGCAGCACCCTCGGTCACTTCATCGCCGGCATGCTGCTCGCGCTGTTCGCGACGCTGTTCATCCTGATCGACGGCCGCGGCATCTGGAACTGGCTGGTCAGCGTGATGCCGCGACGGTCTCGCGCCGCGATCAACGGCGCCGGCGAGGCCGGGTGGTCGACGCTGCGCAACTTCGTCCGCGTGCAGATCCTGGTCGCGACGATCGACGCGATCGGCATCGCGACCGGCGCGTTCCTGCTCGGCGTGCCGCTGGCGATCCCCATCGGCATCCTGGTCTTCCTCGGCTCGTTCGTGCCGTTCGTCGGCGCGATCGTGACCGGCGCGCTCGCGGTGTTCGTCGCCCTCGTCTTCAACGGCTGGGTCATCGCGCTGCTCATGCTGGGCGTCGTGCTGCTCGTGCAGCAGATCGAGGGCCACGTGCTGCAGCCGCTCATCATGGGCACCGCCGTCAAGGTGCATCCGCTCGGCGTGGTGGTCGCGGTGGCGACGGGGTCGCTGCTCGCGGGCATCCCGGGCGCACTGTTCGCGGTGCCGATCGCGGCGGTGGCGAACGTCATGATCCTCTACGTCTCCAGCGGCGTGTGGAAGAATCAGGCTCCCCCGCCGGCCACGATCCGGTCGCCGCTGTGGACGACGGTGCCGCAGGAGGTGCGGGGATTCTCACGAAGGAAGCGGAACACGACATGA